ACCTGCCCGCCGATCTGGATCGCCAGCCGATCCACGTCGCGAAACTCGAGCGGCCCGATCCCGCAGCGGCCTTGGCGCATGGCCTCGAGCGTTTCGGGAACCGAGTGACCGAGCGCGTTGATCGTGCCGGCCCCGGTGATGACGACGCGCCTCATCCGCCCGCCGACCTGTCAGGCCTGTTCCGAAACGAGTTTTTCGATACCCGCGACGATCGCGGCGACGTTCGAGATGTCGAAATCGCTGGCCTCGGGTTCGTTGGCATTGAACGGGATGGAGATGTCGAACGACTCTTCGATGGCAAAGATGCTCTCGACCAGGCCGAGACTGTCGATGCCCAGATCCTCCAGCGTGTTGTCGAGGCTCACGTCGGACGGTGTCAGGACCGCTTGCTCGGCAATGATTGCGATCACCTTGTCTCGAATGTTCATCGCGGTTTCCCGGTCTGCTGCACTGGCGCTGATTTAATCGCTCGCGCCCGTTTTGGAAACAGCCTTTTGCAGCGCGGCAACCGAACGCAGCAGGCGCGGCAGGCGCCGCTGCGCCTTGTAGATTTCGGTATGGGTCTCCATCTTCACCGCCGGGTAGCCCATCACCACGCGGCCCGCGGGCACATTCGACAGGATCTTGGTGCCGCCGCCGGCGATCACCCCGTCACCGATGAAGATGTTGTCGACCACGCCGGTCTGCCCGCCCAGCACCACGCTGTTGCCGATCTCGACCGACCCGGACACGCCCACCTGTCCGCAGAGCAGGCAATCGCGACCCACGCGAGTGTTGTGACCCACATGCACCAGATTGTCGAGTTTGGAGCCGGACCCGATCCGGGTGGCGCGGATGGTCCCGTTGTCGATGGTGCTGTTGGCCCCGATCTCGACATCGTCGCCGATGCACACATTGCCCAGCGAATGGATCCGCACCCAGGCCTGCGCCTTGGCATCGCCCTGGTCGCCCAGCGACTTGCGCGCGTTTTCGGCGCCCGACACTTCGGGGGTGACAAAGGAAAACCCGTCGCTGCCCACGCGGGCCCCGGGCAACGCGATGAACCGCGCGCCGATCTCGGCGCGGGCGCCGATGCTGACCATCTCGCGCAGATAGGCGCCGTCGCCCAGCACCGCGTCGCAGCCGACATGGCAATGGGGCCCGATCACCGAACCGTCGCCGATCCGCGCGCCTGCACCGACAACGGTCAGCGGCCCGATGCTCACGTCACCGCCCAGAATGGCGGACGGGTCGATCACCGCCGAGGGATGGATGCCGGGCGCAAATCCCTGGCCGGGGTCCAGCATCCGCGTCAGCCCGGACATCGCCATGCGCGGACGCGGCGCAAAGATCGCGGCCTCGAGCCCCAGCGCCTCCCAGTCGGCCCCCGGCCACAGGATCGCGGCCCGCGCCCGGCCCGCGCCAAGCGCATCGGCGTAGTTCGGAGACATCGCCAGCGCCAGGTCGCCCAGGCCGGCATCGCCCGGTTCGGCGGCGGCGGTCACCTCGAGATCCAGCGCACCCGCCGCTTCGGCGCCGAGGGCGGCGGCGATCTCGTCGATCCGGTAACTGCGGGACATGGGGCCGGTCCTTTGCGTTGGTGGCTGCGGCCCGATGCTTACCCCTGAACCGACCGCAGGGCCACCCCCGCGTCATTCAGCGCCTTCCAGATCCTGGCATCGCGCCCGTAGACATCCCGCCGATACTCCATCCGGCCCCGTTCACCGCTCACCGCGGTGCGATAGATGAGATGGATCGGAACCGGTTCCTTCAGCGTCACCTTGGTTTCGCGCCCGGTCCTGAGGATGCGCTGGAAGTCGCCCTTGGGATCGTCGCTCTGCCGCGCCAGCAGCGCATAGGCAAAATCGAACGGGTCGGACAGGCGGATACAGCCATGGGAAAAGGCGCGCACCTCGCGGTCGAACAGGTGTTTCTGCGGCGTGTCGTGCAGGTAGATGTTGTATTTGTTCGGGAACATGAACTTGACCTTGCCCAGCGCGTTCCTGCTGCCCGGCGGCTGGCGCATGGCAAAGGGGAACGATCCTGCCGAATACTGCGCGAAATTGGCGCTGGCCCGGTTCACCCGGCGGCCGCGCCGGTCGGTGATCTCCATATGCGCGAGCGCGTTGGGATTGGCGCGCAGCTTGGGCAGGTATTCCTTGGTGATGATCGACCGGGGCACATACCAGCTGGGGTTGATGATCATGTGCTCCATCCGGTCGGAAAACTCGGGGCTGCGCCGGTCGCTGGTGTTCTTGCCGATGACCGAACGGGTTTCGAAGGTGACCCGCCCGTCATCGACGATCCTGGCGGTAAAGTCGGTCTGGTTGACGAGGATATGCCGGCTGCCCCGTTCCATGTTGGTCCAGCGCTCGCGCTCCATCGCCACGATCACCGATTTCAGCCGGGCCTCGATCGGCCTGTTGATCTCGGACATCGTCCCCTTTCCGGCCACGCCATCGGGGGTCAGGCCGTGGGCGTCCTGAAAGTCCCGGATCGCGGCCTGCATCGCCGCGTCGTAGCTGGCCGACAAGGTGCGGGGGAGATAGCCCATCGCGATCAGCCGGTTGCGCAGCGCGACCACCTGCGGGCCGTCCGAGCCGGGCTTGGCGCCCTCGCCCGGAACCCCCGGAACCGCAGGCCCCCAGCCGCCCTGCCCCAGCAACCGTTCCAGCCGCAGCTTTTCCTTCTGCAACGCGCGGTATTCCCGCGTGTCCGGCGGCAAGGCCCGCAGATAGGCCTGCGGCGCAGCCGACGCGGCAAGGCGCTGCAGGTGTTCGCGGCGGTCGCGATAGGGCACCTCGCGCACGATCCCGCTGTCCACGCGCGACGGGACCAGCATGCCGGTCTGCACGTCACGCGCATAGGTCAGGAAGGCCGTGCTCAGCGCGACCTCGACAAGGCCGAGATCGCGCACCGAACGGGCATCCCGCATCTGCTGCATCAGCGCGTCCACGCGATAGCGCGCGGGGGCCAGCCCGTGATGTTCCGCGCCCTCGAGGGCCTGGATCAGCGCCGCACGCCGGTCACGGGCGGCCTCGTCCCCGGCTGTCCAGACCGGCTGATAGCCGGTTTCGCGATAGAATGCCGCGATATCCGCATCGGTCGAGGCCGCCTCGGCGACGGCCTGCCGGAAGGCCACGAAACCCGCCGTATCCAATGCCGACACCGCATTGGCCCACAGGGCCGCGACACCTGCCATCAAGGCGATATGCATAACAAGAGCA
This is a stretch of genomic DNA from Pukyongiella litopenaei. It encodes these proteins:
- the lpxD gene encoding UDP-3-O-(3-hydroxymyristoyl)glucosamine N-acyltransferase — encoded protein: MSRSYRIDEIAAALGAEAAGALDLEVTAAAEPGDAGLGDLALAMSPNYADALGAGRARAAILWPGADWEALGLEAAIFAPRPRMAMSGLTRMLDPGQGFAPGIHPSAVIDPSAILGGDVSIGPLTVVGAGARIGDGSVIGPHCHVGCDAVLGDGAYLREMVSIGARAEIGARFIALPGARVGSDGFSFVTPEVSGAENARKSLGDQGDAKAQAWVRIHSLGNVCIGDDVEIGANSTIDNGTIRATRIGSGSKLDNLVHVGHNTRVGRDCLLCGQVGVSGSVEIGNSVVLGGQTGVVDNIFIGDGVIAGGGTKILSNVPAGRVVMGYPAVKMETHTEIYKAQRRLPRLLRSVAALQKAVSKTGASD
- a CDS encoding acyl carrier protein; protein product: MNIRDKVIAIIAEQAVLTPSDVSLDNTLEDLGIDSLGLVESIFAIEESFDISIPFNANEPEASDFDISNVAAIVAGIEKLVSEQA
- a CDS encoding L,D-transpeptidase family protein, giving the protein MAGVAALWANAVSALDTAGFVAFRQAVAEAASTDADIAAFYRETGYQPVWTAGDEAARDRRAALIQALEGAEHHGLAPARYRVDALMQQMRDARSVRDLGLVEVALSTAFLTYARDVQTGMLVPSRVDSGIVREVPYRDRREHLQRLAASAAPQAYLRALPPDTREYRALQKEKLRLERLLGQGGWGPAVPGVPGEGAKPGSDGPQVVALRNRLIAMGYLPRTLSASYDAAMQAAIRDFQDAHGLTPDGVAGKGTMSEINRPIEARLKSVIVAMERERWTNMERGSRHILVNQTDFTARIVDDGRVTFETRSVIGKNTSDRRSPEFSDRMEHMIINPSWYVPRSIITKEYLPKLRANPNALAHMEITDRRGRRVNRASANFAQYSAGSFPFAMRQPPGSRNALGKVKFMFPNKYNIYLHDTPQKHLFDREVRAFSHGCIRLSDPFDFAYALLARQSDDPKGDFQRILRTGRETKVTLKEPVPIHLIYRTAVSGERGRMEYRRDVYGRDARIWKALNDAGVALRSVQG